In Diabrotica undecimpunctata isolate CICGRU chromosome 4, icDiaUnde3, whole genome shotgun sequence, a single genomic region encodes these proteins:
- the LOC140439942 gene encoding uncharacterized protein isoform X2 has product MTIMETLHSSDKGKYIGQHAEGKILNKNIKVGTEQTPYKCEICCKQFTQKGYLKRHFLLHTREKPKCEICFKHFSRKDSLTEHMKVHTGEKPHECKLCLKQFTTKGYLKTHLRAHTGEKLHKCDTCLKQFITASDLKRHFKTHTGEKRHKCEICFKHFSEASSLKTHLRGHTGEKPYNCEICFKQFNDASNLKTHLRVHTGEKPYKCEICLKLFSIKSHLTRHLTTHNGEKPYKCEICFKQFGEAGHLKIHLRVHRGEKPYKCEICLKQYISTTVLKRHLRTHTAEKLYKCETCLKQFITTNDLKKHLRWHTGEKLHTCEICLKQFVTTSDLKVHLRIHTGEKPYKCEICFKQFSYTYTLKIHLKVHSEEKQV; this is encoded by the coding sequence ATGACAATAATGGAAACATTACATTCATCTGATAAAGGAAAATATATAGGCCAACATGCTGaaggaaaaatattaaataaaaatatcaaagttgGGACTGAACAAACaccttacaaatgtgaaatttgttgcAAGCAGTTTACTCAAAAAGGATACTTGAAACGACACTTTCTGCTACATACCAGAGAAAAAcccaagtgtgaaatttgttttaagcatttTTCTCGAAAAGATTCTTTAACTGAGCACAtgaaagttcacactggagaaaaacctcatgAGTGCAAACTTTGCTTAAAGCAGTTTACTACTAAAGgttatttgaaaacacatttgagggcacacactggagaaaaacttcACAAGTGTGACActtgtttaaaacagtttattaCTGCAAGTGACTTAAAAAGACATTTTAAAacacacactggggaaaaacgtcacaagtgtgaaatttgttttaaacacttTAGTGAAGCAAGtagtttgaaaacacatttgagagggcacacaggagaaaaaccttacaactgtgaaatttgttttaaacagtttaatgatgcaagtaatttgaaaacacatttgagagtgcacactggagaaaaaccttacaagtgtgaaatttgtttaaaactgtTTTCTATTAAAAGTCATTTGACAAGGCATTTGACTACACACAATggtgaaaaaccttacaagtgtgaaatttgttttaaacagttcgGTGAAGCAGgtcatttaaaaatacatttgagagtgcacagaggagaaaaaccttacaagtgtgaaatttgtttaaagcagtatATTTCTACAACtgttttgaaaagacatttgagaacACATACTGCAGAAAAACTTTACAAGTGTGAAACgtgtttaaagcagtttattaCTACAAatgatttgaaaaaacatttgagatgGCATACTGGAGAAAAGCTTCAcacgtgtgaaatttgtttaaaacagtttgttACTACAAGTGATTTGAAAGTACATTTGAGgatacatactggagaaaaaccatacaaatgtgaaatttgttttaagcagttttcttaCACATATACgttgaaaatacatttgaagGTGCACAGTGAAGAAAAACAAGTGTGA
- the LOC140439942 gene encoding uncharacterized protein isoform X1, translating to MELKQEASEKTCKIEIDNDTCVPSLDTFNIEIKEEPKIETETLDLNEFPVKTKVEQDEYKFTIFEEKQTTNEESCPQEENKMTIMETLHSSDKGKYIGQHAEGKILNKNIKVGTEQTPYKCEICCKQFTQKGYLKRHFLLHTREKPKCEICFKHFSRKDSLTEHMKVHTGEKPHECKLCLKQFTTKGYLKTHLRAHTGEKLHKCDTCLKQFITASDLKRHFKTHTGEKRHKCEICFKHFSEASSLKTHLRGHTGEKPYNCEICFKQFNDASNLKTHLRVHTGEKPYKCEICLKLFSIKSHLTRHLTTHNGEKPYKCEICFKQFGEAGHLKIHLRVHRGEKPYKCEICLKQYISTTVLKRHLRTHTAEKLYKCETCLKQFITTNDLKKHLRWHTGEKLHTCEICLKQFVTTSDLKVHLRIHTGEKPYKCEICFKQFSYTYTLKIHLKVHSEEKQV from the exons ATGGAACTAAAACAAGAAGCTAGTGAGAAAACTTGCAAAATAGAAATAGATAATGACACATGTGTTCCATCCTTGGATACTTTTAACATTGAAATTAAGGAGGAACCCAAGATAGAAACTGAAACTTTAGACTTAAATGAATTCCCGGTGAAGACTAAAGTAGAACAGGATGAATATAAATTTacaatatttgaagaaaagcaaACAACGAATGAAGAAA GTTGTCCCCAGGAGGAGAACAAAATGACAATAATGGAAACATTACATTCATCTGATAAAGGAAAATATATAGGCCAACATGCTGaaggaaaaatattaaataaaaatatcaaagttgGGACTGAACAAACaccttacaaatgtgaaatttgttgcAAGCAGTTTACTCAAAAAGGATACTTGAAACGACACTTTCTGCTACATACCAGAGAAAAAcccaagtgtgaaatttgttttaagcatttTTCTCGAAAAGATTCTTTAACTGAGCACAtgaaagttcacactggagaaaaacctcatgAGTGCAAACTTTGCTTAAAGCAGTTTACTACTAAAGgttatttgaaaacacatttgagggcacacactggagaaaaacttcACAAGTGTGACActtgtttaaaacagtttattaCTGCAAGTGACTTAAAAAGACATTTTAAAacacacactggggaaaaacgtcacaagtgtgaaatttgttttaaacacttTAGTGAAGCAAGtagtttgaaaacacatttgagagggcacacaggagaaaaaccttacaactgtgaaatttgttttaaacagtttaatgatgcaagtaatttgaaaacacatttgagagtgcacactggagaaaaaccttacaagtgtgaaatttgtttaaaactgtTTTCTATTAAAAGTCATTTGACAAGGCATTTGACTACACACAATggtgaaaaaccttacaagtgtgaaatttgttttaaacagttcgGTGAAGCAGgtcatttaaaaatacatttgagagtgcacagaggagaaaaaccttacaagtgtgaaatttgtttaaagcagtatATTTCTACAACtgttttgaaaagacatttgagaacACATACTGCAGAAAAACTTTACAAGTGTGAAACgtgtttaaagcagtttattaCTACAAatgatttgaaaaaacatttgagatgGCATACTGGAGAAAAGCTTCAcacgtgtgaaatttgtttaaaacagtttgttACTACAAGTGATTTGAAAGTACATTTGAGgatacatactggagaaaaaccatacaaatgtgaaatttgttttaagcagttttcttaCACATATACgttgaaaatacatttgaagGTGCACAGTGAAGAAAAACAAGTGTGA